Proteins from a genomic interval of Neodiprion lecontei isolate iyNeoLeco1 chromosome 2, iyNeoLeco1.1, whole genome shotgun sequence:
- the LOC107222855 gene encoding uncharacterized protein LOC107222855 isoform X4 has translation MENAMKNHDENSKATNRTRTKKSQQELNQLRRDVLVANKILRDESAPPKAHTSTFTKVLNKFAERRQAIDNEIQGLDSAGKRTGKKKMCHRLLPLRNPEVGIFANGSKGAEIKRENLAFTESDKARIEGDLQKILHDGLRRSKRLKSQAANKLQQKFPETVDKNESDSPENQSDDNVLEIKPAPVVASKKPNGKRRLQVPIEQDVNVRKISKAEIHDAKTIARQLQFKTDNKRNNSAGKKYPAKKIKKSLGNLYSVCRQQKTLVQKHPTKVSKANIKNSKNSRRQTPLEEMEQPSTSNFKIDIGHQAIKLEAPTITVKTEPNGDNHQNASTSSDTSIIAEWETNSLRVNYDSVGATLKSEITECSGTTDTSCEKVQQQFPKEGIVERPTSTTPGEERSKFLNEKENQLTQAPSLRKKILQRYLQETNNSGSLPSRKSEDEVTSTVKSEVKPRCLQTVTKAANSSTVNCPDTRQNFDNVAGPSKNNLSSASSSTLPKFPSARKKLMMRYLREVNNQDRPNPFTETLEENQERRCSSKETAPATLGSSPSTKKILVKRYLQEVNSQEEQPAISKASESNAEKRCFGEEAERPEFGSQIPIKVETVADSLTVNCDSDENSQFAKENLDPRLPQVPEIRKAILQRFLHDVEVQNMERQEVETAEDFPERSARHMPVIRRRSQQERVWHRPSSEAEIGQDFGGITISHEEPEVVPTPAVVNALYELNEYQSRTGCDFSEPNVYHTIPPYNYHMENFQTNGISGQDRDCERFPVFLKRSDSESTGNSDELPHIAPQNEPHQVHQFQVLGASEHVELLHRMHEQNVRSQMFQLPRSEFHNISTSLMQPPNLAPPNSGVTYHWPPPPAILNIPPRSYSEEYFERRFNFVVPFEQTESISHNTIINPLYRSAVLENLPYPQNFSPMLEELRNYNYQLLIDSGYAHAAFFNSQIGESAGRYYQHVTQPIYSVTDVHPPLQSQVLPDYSPSDD, from the exons GATAACGAAATTCAAGGATTGGACAGCGCTGGAAAAAGGACCGGAAAGAAGAAGATGTGTCACAGACTTCTACCG TTAAGAAACCCGGAAGTCGGTATTTTTGCAAACGGATCGAAAGGTGCTGAAATAAAAAGGG AGAATCTTGCTTTCACCGAATCAGATAAAGCGCGCATCGAAGGTGATCTTCAGAAGATTTTGCACGATGGGCTACGGAGATCAAA GAGGCTGAAAAGCCAAGCTGCAAATAAACTCCAACAAAAATTTCCGGAAACTGTTGACAAAAATGAGTCGGATTCACCGGAAAATCAGTCCGATGATAATGTTTTAGAAATAAAACCTGCGCCAGTCGTCGCTAGTAAAAAACCTAA tgGCAAAAGAAGGTTGCAAGTCCCCATCGAGCAGGATGTAAATGTCAGGAAAATATCTAAAGCGGAAATACATGATGCAAAAACTATTGCGAGGCAGTTGCAGTTCAAAACTGATAACAAGAGGAACAATTCGGCTGGAAAAAAGT atccagcgaaaaaaatcaaaaagtcTCTAGGTAACTTGTACTCCGTTTGCCGACAGCAAAAGACGCTGGTTCAAAAGCATCCGACAAAAGTTTCGAAGGCGAATATCAAAAACAGCAAAAATTCTCGTCGCCAGACGCCTCTCGAAGAAATGGAACAACCGTCGACTTCCAATTTTAAAATCGATATTGGACATCAGGCCATAAAACTTGAGGCCCCTACGATCACTGTCAAGACGGAACCGAACGGGGATAATCATCAAAACGCCTCCACTTCATCGGATACAAGCATAATTGCGGAATGGGAAACAAACTCACTGAGGGTGAATTACGACAGTGTCGGTGCCACTTTAAAATCGGAAATAACCGAGTGTTCGGGGACCACCGACACAAGTTGTGAAAAAGTCCAGCAACAATTTCCAAAAGAG GGTATCGTTGAAAGACCGACGTCTACAACACCCGGCGAAGAACGAAGCAAATTTCTCAACGAGAAAGAAAACCAGTTGACCCAAGCTCCGTCACTCCGTAAGAAAATTCTGCAGAGATATCTGCAAGAGACGAACAATTCAGGTTCTCTTCCGTCGCGAAAATCAGAGGACGAAGTCACTTCCACTGTTAAATCGGAAGTCAAGCCTCGATGCCTCCAGACCGTAACGAAAGCAGCAAATTCGTCAACTGTCAACTGTCCGGATACTCGTCAAAACTTTGATAACGTAGCTGGACCGTCAAAGAACAATTTGAGCAGCGCGTCGAGTTCGACGCTGCCGAAATTTCCATCAGCGCGGAAAAAGTTGATGATGCGCTACCTGCGGGAGGTTAATAATCAGGACAGGCCGAATCCTTTCACGGAAACACTCGAGGAGAATCAGGAGCGTCGATGTTCGAGCAAAGAAACTGCCCCTGCTACTctg GGTTCAAGTCCGAGTACCAAGAAAATACTCGTGAAGCGATATCTGCAAGAAGTAAACAGCCAAGAAGAACAACCGGCGATCTCGAAAGCGTCGGAATCAAACGCAGAAAAGCGCTGTTTCGGCGAAGAGGCCGAGAGACCGGAGTTCGGATCTCAGATACCCATAAAAGTTGAGACAGTCGCTGATTCCTTGACCGTGAACTGCGATAGTGACGAAAATTCTCAGTTTGCTAAAGAAAATTTGGATCCACGACTGCCGCAAGTCCCGGAGATTCGCAAGGCAATATTACAACGGTTTCTGCATGACGTGGAGGTCCAGAATATGGAGAGACAGGAAGTCGAGACGGCGGAGGATTTTCCGGAAAGATCAGCGCGTCACATGCCGGTGATTCGGCGAAGATCACAGCAAGAGAGGGTTTGGCACAGGCCTTCGAGCGAGGCTGAAATCGGTCAAGATTTCGGGGGAATCACCATAAGCCACGAAGAACCGGAAGTCGTGCCGACACCCGCTGTCGTAAACGCGCTTTACGAACTGAATGAATACCAATCGAGAACCGGCTGCGATTTTTCGGAACCGAATGTATACCACACAATTCCACCTTACAATTATCatatggaaaattttcagacaaaCGGAATTTCCGGTCAGGATCGGGACTGCGAAAGGTTTCCGGTTTTCCTGAAACGCAGCGACTCCGAGTCAACTGGAAATTCTGACGAGTTGCCGCATATTGCGCCCCAAAATGAACCGCATCAAGTGCACCAATTTCAGGTCCTCGGAGCCAGTGAACACGTCGAGCTGCTGCACCGTATGCACGAGCAAAACGTG CGGTCACAAATGTTCCAGTTGCCGAGAAGCGAATTCCATAACATTTCTACTAGCTTAATGCAGCCGCCGAACCTCGCGCCGCCAAATTCTGGAGTTACTTATCACTGGCCGCCGCCTCCtgcaattttgaatatacCTCCGCGAAGCTACTCGGAGGAATACTTTGAGAGAAGGTTCAATTTCGTTGTTCCGTTCGAGCAAACCGAGTCGATTTCCCATAACACGATCATCAATCCGCTGTACAGATCAGCCGttcttgaaaatcttccaTACCCGCAGAACTTTAGCCCAATGTTGGAAGAACTTCGGAATTATAACTATCAATTGCTTATTGATTCCGGATATGCTCACGCCGCTTTCTTCAACAGTCAG ATTGGTGAAAGTGCCGGTCGATATTATCAGCATGTTACACAGCCG atttataGCGTTACTGATGTTCATCCTCCGCTACAAAGCCAAGTACTGCCAGATTATTCTCCTAGCGATGACTAG